A single genomic interval of Ischnura elegans chromosome 3, ioIscEleg1.1, whole genome shotgun sequence harbors:
- the LOC124156206 gene encoding uncharacterized protein LOC124156206 isoform X1, whose amino-acid sequence MAAKYAVLALAAICIAQASAASIVRRSAEGGNTLEHRMVNARTVHPEARPVMTCEFYGSSVHEVVLVKNMTKEVEERTTSVLDDDKRQMETHGSDLSERANAALQEDTVQLNESFKRTKRSAPELMTQASEMQDQFDDSFKTAVETMMTENGKIARAAGDDAESVHD is encoded by the exons ATGGCAGCCAAGTACGCCGTTCTTGCCCTCGCCGCAATATGCATTGCACAG GCCAGCGCGGCATCCATCGTCCGCAGGTCCGCTGAGGGCGGTAACACACTTGAGCATAGGATGGTGAACGCAAGGACCGTGCACCCGGAGGCACGCCCTGTAATGACATGCGAGTTTTACGGCTCCTCCGTACATGAGGTGGTCCTCGTGAAGAACATGACCAAGGAGGTGGAGGAGCGCACAACAAGCGTGTTAGACGACGATAAGAGGCAGATGGAGACCCACGGATCCGATCTGTCCGAAAGGGCGAACGCTGCCCTCCAGGAGGACACCGTCCAGCTCAATGAGTCTTTCAAGAGGACCAAGAGGAGCGCACCCGAGTTAATGACCCAGGCCTCTGAAATGCAGGATCAGTTCGACGATTCCTTCAAG ACTGCTGTCGAGACCATGATGACCGAAAATGGTAAGATTGCTAGGGCCGCTGGTGATGATGCCGAGAGCGTCCACGACTAG
- the LOC124156206 gene encoding uncharacterized protein LOC124156206 isoform X2, with amino-acid sequence MAAKYVVLALAAICIAQASAACLDRRTAEGGNTIEQMMDNARTDFAEVGDEVARVVNVDEMKALMENKTKKLEERTKNVLEEVKRQMDTHGSELFERVNAALKEATDMLNESLKKMKEGAREPKTQAYEMQEKFNESFNTAVETMMTENGKIARAAGDDAESVHD; translated from the exons GCAAGCGCGGCATGCCTCGACCGCAGGACCGCTGAGGGCGGTAACACCATCGAGCAGATGATGGATAACGCCAGGACTGACTTCGCGGAGGTGGGCGACGAGGTGGCCAGGGTGGTGAACGTCGATGAGATGAAGGCCCTCATGGAGAACAAGACCAAGAAGCTGGAGGAGCGCACCAAGAACGTGTTGGAGGAAGTGAAGAGGCAGATGGACACCCACGGATCCGAGCTTTTCGAGAGGGTGAACGCCGCCCTCAAGGAGGCCACTGACATGCTCAACGAGTCCCTCAAGAAGATGAAGGAGGGCGCACGCGAGCCCAAGACCCAGGCCTATGAAATGCAGGAGAAGTTCAACGAATCCTTCAAC ACTGCTGTCGAGACCATGATGACCGAAAATGGTAAGATTGCTAGGGCCGCTGGTGATGATGCCGAGAGCGTCCACGACTAG
- the LOC124156208 gene encoding uncharacterized protein LOC124156208 isoform X2 translates to MAAKYVVLALAAICIAQASAASIVRRSAEGGNTLEQMMANARTLHPEASALVRCRHVDAPSVDEVVLVENMTKEVEEGTNSVSDENMTQMETQGSELSERGNAALQEDTVQLNESLNGMKRSKREFLPCHDYGSIKRCPINRQANFQPTA, encoded by the exons ATGGCGGCCAAGTACGTCGTTCTTGCCCTCGCGGCAATATGCATTGCACAG GCCAGCGCGGCATCCATCGTCCGCAGGTCCGCTGAGGGCGGTAACACACTTGAGCAGATGATGGCGAACGCAAGGACCCTGCACCCGGAGGCAAGCGCATTGGTGAGATGCAGGCATGTGGACGCCCCCTCCGTCGATGAGGTGGTCCTCGTGGAGAACATGACTAAGGAGGTGGAGGAGGGCACAAACAGCGTGTCGGACGAAAATATGACGCAGATGGAGACCCAAGGATCCGAACTGTCCGAAAGGGGGAACGCCGCCCTCCAGGAGGACACCGTCCAGCTCAATGAGTCCCTCAATGGGATGAAGAGGAGTAAACGCGAG TTTCTTCCATGCCATGATTACGGCTCAATCAAAAGATGCCCTATTAATCGGCAAGCCAATTTCCAGCCGACTGCTTAG
- the LOC124156208 gene encoding uncharacterized protein LOC124156208 isoform X1 has protein sequence MAAKYVVLALAAICIAQASAASIVRRSAEGGNTLEQMMANARTLHPEASALVRCRHVDAPSVDEVVLVENMTKEVEEGTNSVSDENMTQMETQGSELSERGNAALQEDTVQLNESLNGMKRSKREFLPCHDYGSIKRCPINRQANFQPTA, from the exons ATGGCAGCCAAGTACGTTGTCCTTGCCCTCGCGGCAATATGCATTGCACAG GCCAGCGCGGCATCCATCGTCCGCAGGTCCGCTGAGGGCGGTAACACACTTGAGCAGATGATGGCGAACGCAAGGACCCTGCACCCGGAGGCAAGCGCATTGGTGAGATGCAGGCATGTGGACGCCCCCTCCGTCGATGAGGTGGTCCTCGTGGAGAACATGACTAAGGAGGTGGAGGAGGGCACAAACAGCGTGTCGGACGAAAATATGACGCAGATGGAGACCCAAGGATCCGAACTGTCCGAAAGGGGGAACGCCGCCCTCCAGGAGGACACCGTCCAGCTCAATGAGTCCCTCAATGGGATGAAGAGGAGTAAACGCGAG TTTCTTCCATGCCATGATTACGGCTCAATCAAAAGATGCCCTATTAATCGGCAAGCCAATTTCCAGCCGACTGCTTAG
- the LOC124156208 gene encoding uncharacterized protein LOC124156208 isoform X3, whose amino-acid sequence MAAKYVVLALAAICIAQASAASIDRRSAEGGNTIEQVIENAMALLEELSEEVTEYVVPSFSEMRALMQRLTKKMEERKKSVLDDDKRQMETQGSDLSERANAALQEDTVQLNESLNKTKRSAPEVQFFPCYPWHR is encoded by the exons ATGGCGGCCAAGTACGTCGTTCTTGCCCTCGCGGCAATATGCATTGCACAG GCCAGCGCGGCATCCATCGACCGCAGGTCCGCTGAGGGCGGTAACACCATCGAGCAGGTGATAGAGAACGCTATGGCCTTGCTCGAGGAGCTAAGCGAGGAGGTGACCGAGTATGTGGTCCCCTCCTTCAGTGAGATGAGGGCCCTCATGCAGAGGCTAACCAAGAAGATGGAGGAGCGCAAAAAAAGCGTGTTGGACGACGATAAGAGGCAGATGGAGACCCAGGGATCCGATCTGTCCGAAAGGGCGAACGCCGCCCTCCAGGAGGACACCGTCCAGCTCAACGAGTCCCTCAATAAGACGAAGAGGAGCGCACCCGAG GTGCAATTTTTTCCATGCTACCCGTGGCATCGTTAA